The SAR116 cluster alpha proteobacterium HIMB100 region CTGTGGGTGAGGAAGATTTACGCCATACAATTCTTGCCGACAGACGCTCTCGACTGGAGACAGAATATCAAAATATTGACCATGAGCTGTGTGACCTGTCTGCTCCGTTGAAGGTTTCTGATCAGGCAGAATTATCAGATTTTCGAGAAAATTGCCGACAGGGCGGATTGATTGAAGGCGTAATGATAAAGGCCAAGGACAGCCTGTATCGTGCGGGAAGAGAGAAAGGGCTCTGGTTTAAATGGAAACGTGACCCGCTCTATGCTGATTTGGTCATTATGTATGCTCAGCGCGGTCATGGTAAACGATCTTCGTTTTATTCTGATTATACGTTAGGCGCGTGGATGGGACCATCAGATGATCTTGTTCTGGTACCTGTTTGCAAAGCTTATTCAGGATTCACGGACGCAGAATTATCAAAGCTGGATAAATTCGTACGAGAACATACAACAAATAAATTCGGGCCCGTGCGTGAGGTTGAACAAAAAATTGTTGTTGAGGTCGCGTTTGATTCTCTGCATTTGTCTGGTCGGCATAAATCGGGAATAGCGACACGGTTTCCACGATTTCATGCGATCCGCTGGGACAAGCTGGTAAATGAAGCTGACCATATAGACCAGTTGAAACAGCTAATTGACCTCTAGCAGCCGTCATTACGGTTTAAATTCACCACGACAGCGTTTTGAGCAGAACTTGACTGAATCCCAGTCACGTTCCCATTTTTTTCGCCAGGAAAAAGGACGCTTACAGGTTAGGCAGATTTTTTCAGCCAGCTCCGATTTTTTAACCATGCGGCCTTTTTTTTGTTTATCGGGCATTTAGAATATACCGGTCATGAAAGTACGGTTTCACTCTCATATCTGAGGGTGCACTTGCCAGTCAGTGTCTGAACCAGCAATGATTCTGTGCATTTCGTCCAACTGGGGTCAGGTCTGTCACTAAAATCATATCGCCAGATGGTTGCCAGGATTAGACCTGTCAGTAAAAGATAAATAAGCCAACGCATATTCTTGATATGACCTTTATTCAGTCTGTGACCGGATGATCCCAATCTGTTATATGGTCTGCAATGTCTTCATCTTCAACACTGTCCTCTGGGAAGACGCGTCCTGCTACCGACTGTCCGGCTTGCCTTACTGTCTGTTTATGGCCAGAGACCAGTGGATGCCACTCAGGAAGATCATGGCCTTGATGGACCAGCCTGTAAGCGCATGTTTTGGGCATCCAGGCCAATTGTTCAACAGATTCAGGCGTAAGCAAAACGCAGTCAGGGACATGGTGTTTCCGGTTGTCATAATCACGGCATCTGCCGGTTTCACAATCCAGCATTTTGCAGGCTACATCAGTGAAATAGATGGCATCAGTATCAATATCCTCTAGCTTTAAGACACAGCATTTCCCGCAACCATCACATAGAGATTCCCATTCCTGATGGGTGAAATCACTGAGCGGCTTTATTTTCCAGAAAGGGCGGTCTGACATAATTGGTCGGTAAATTGAACTTCTTTTTCGGCGATATAGGCGCGCGTCAGCGGCACTGCATCCTGACGGTGTGTCAGTTGTATCTGGAATACCATGCCGCAGCCATGAGCGAAATAGTTTTCACAGGACAGAAGGTAAAACCGCCATAACCGGATGAAGCGTTCATCATACATGTCGGTAAGCTGTGATTTGTTTTCCTCAAACGCCCTACGCCAAGCTGACAGTGTCTTTGCATAATGAATGCGCATGATTTCAACATCTTTTATTTTTAAACGGGTATTCTCAACCGCCCGTGTGATTTGCTCCAGATTTGGCAGATAGCCGCCCGGGAAAATATATTTGTCAATCCAGGGGCTTGTTGGCTTGGCTTTACCAAATCGCCCTATCGCGTGAATGACAGCCACACCATCGGGGCTGAGATACCGGTCAACACAGGAGAAAAACTGATTAAACTGTTGTCTGCCAACATGTTCCAACATGCCAACAGATACAATTCTGTCAAATTTCCTGTCTTTTAAGCTTCTGTAATCTTGA contains the following coding sequences:
- a CDS encoding hypothetical protein (PFAM: Uncharacterised protein family (UPF0153)) gives rise to the protein MSDRPFWKIKPLSDFTHQEWESLCDGCGKCCVLKLEDIDTDAIYFTDVACKMLDCETGRCRDYDNRKHHVPDCVLLTPESVEQLAWMPKTCAYRLVHQGHDLPEWHPLVSGHKQTVRQAGQSVAGRVFPEDSVEDEDIADHITDWDHPVTD